The following are encoded in a window of Armatimonadota bacterium genomic DNA:
- a CDS encoding sulfatase, with protein MNIVLVVFDSLRKDCVGCYGKPFWGEVQTPHLNKLAEESLIMDRAFPESLPTLPTRRALYTGQRVYPFHNGDFRLKGDFVGAPGWGPIPEDQPTLAEILSENGYRTALISDVYHMFKPSKNYWRGFDQWLFLRGQEQDKYRSGPKPSKEDIDHWLPKELQNERKIEFITYCLMNMHDRVKEEDYFNARVMIESARWLEQNRDADKFFLTVESFDPHEPWFVPEHYRRMYDPSDGPEQVISGYADTDKMNPQLLRRTQANYSGLVTMCDRWFGHLYETLRTLSLLDNTLLIVTADHGHSIGDKNYIGKRGYPSDRAVYDVPLIIRHPDGVGARRRSDVLVNHTDISAFILEAAGVPVPDAFDGISFWKAALGEQEPARSHVTVAWGTAITVIDDRWWLNIKIDGTGGFLYDLKNDQNLENNVADLNHSEVKRLYQLGVNDARGGFPDYLVELCAKHADAPGCSSLVARE; from the coding sequence ATGAATATCGTTCTCGTCGTTTTTGACTCGCTAAGGAAAGATTGTGTAGGCTGTTACGGCAAGCCTTTCTGGGGGGAGGTCCAAACTCCACACCTCAACAAACTCGCAGAGGAATCCCTCATAATGGACCGTGCATTCCCCGAATCGCTCCCCACCCTGCCTACCCGTCGTGCACTCTACACGGGCCAGCGTGTCTACCCATTCCACAACGGTGATTTCCGCCTAAAGGGAGATTTCGTTGGCGCGCCAGGCTGGGGTCCGATACCCGAAGACCAACCAACACTCGCCGAAATCTTAAGCGAGAATGGCTACAGAACGGCTCTCATCTCCGATGTCTATCATATGTTTAAGCCCTCCAAGAATTACTGGCGCGGCTTCGACCAATGGCTGTTCCTGCGCGGTCAAGAGCAAGACAAATACCGAAGCGGCCCCAAGCCATCAAAGGAAGACATTGACCACTGGCTGCCCAAAGAACTCCAAAACGAAAGAAAAATTGAGTTCATCACATACTGCCTCATGAACATGCATGACCGCGTTAAGGAAGAAGATTACTTCAATGCGCGCGTCATGATTGAATCTGCTCGATGGCTTGAACAAAATAGGGACGCCGATAAGTTCTTCCTAACCGTCGAAAGCTTCGACCCCCACGAGCCTTGGTTCGTGCCCGAACACTACCGAAGGATGTACGACCCGTCTGATGGACCAGAGCAGGTAATTTCAGGCTATGCGGATACCGATAAAATGAATCCCCAGCTTCTTCGCCGAACTCAGGCAAACTACAGCGGCCTTGTTACCATGTGCGACCGCTGGTTTGGCCACCTTTATGAGACTCTCCGCACCCTCAGCCTGCTCGACAACACTTTGCTCATCGTAACCGCCGACCATGGACACTCCATCGGCGACAAAAACTACATCGGTAAAAGAGGTTACCCCTCCGACAGGGCTGTTTACGATGTCCCGCTCATTATTCGCCACCCCGACGGCGTCGGTGCACGCAGGAGAAGCGACGTCCTCGTGAATCATACAGACATTTCTGCGTTCATCCTCGAAGCCGCCGGCGTCCCGGTGCCCGATGCATTCGACGGCATCTCCTTCTGGAAGGCGGCTCTCGGCGAGCAAGAGCCCGCCCGCAGCCATGTTACCGTCGCTTGGGGAACTGCTATCACTGTCATTGACGATAGGTGGTGGCTGAATATAAAGATAGATGGAACTGGCGGATTCCTTTATGATTTGAAAAACGACCAAAACCTTGAGAACAACGTCGCTGACCTTAACCACAGCGAAGTAAAGCGACTCTACCAGCTTGGCGTCAACGATGCGCGCGGCGGCTTCCCCGACTATCTCGTGGAGCTTTGCGCTAAACACGCTGATGCGCCGGGCTGCAGTTCCCTCGTCGCCAGGGAATAA
- a CDS encoding DUF2961 domain-containing protein: protein MSIIPCNALASLTLAKDFLPARISSYDTSGGNADFWVIQPGETKTLADIKGPGVISHIWFTISSPDPLYLRKLLLRMYWDEETNPSVDSPVGDFFGLGHARAYSYQCAPFNTSNYERGKLGGGVAMNCWFQMPFNKNARIEIVNEQQEPVHAFYFYIDYQKHRALGDDVLYFHAKWRRENPCDGWTGDGSWWFSEAWKRRQAGPEGKNLTDEGNYLILEAEGRGHYVGVNFSIDHQAKGWWGEGDDMIFIDRDGERLWPPDMHGTGSEDYLAHAWGMQNNAHLYNGQAWAELDQGWNEWGKVCVYRYHILDPITFTKNIRVSIEHGHANDRSDDYSSVAYWYQTEPHKDFAPMLPVELRLPNP from the coding sequence ATGAGTATAATTCCCTGCAACGCGCTCGCCTCGCTTACTCTTGCGAAGGATTTCCTTCCTGCAAGAATCAGCAGTTATGATACAAGCGGTGGCAACGCAGACTTCTGGGTTATACAACCTGGCGAAACAAAAACACTCGCCGACATCAAAGGTCCCGGCGTCATCAGCCACATTTGGTTCACTATCTCCTCGCCTGACCCGCTCTACCTCCGCAAACTCCTCCTCCGAATGTATTGGGATGAAGAAACCAATCCATCGGTAGACTCGCCGGTCGGCGACTTCTTCGGGCTTGGCCATGCTCGCGCCTACTCCTACCAGTGCGCCCCGTTCAACACAAGCAATTATGAGCGCGGCAAACTAGGCGGCGGCGTTGCTATGAATTGTTGGTTCCAAATGCCTTTCAATAAAAACGCACGCATCGAAATCGTAAACGAACAGCAGGAACCAGTTCATGCCTTCTACTTCTATATTGACTATCAGAAGCACCGCGCTCTCGGCGACGACGTCCTCTACTTCCACGCCAAATGGCGAAGAGAGAATCCTTGCGACGGTTGGACTGGGGACGGAAGCTGGTGGTTCTCCGAGGCATGGAAAAGGCGCCAAGCTGGTCCCGAAGGGAAAAACCTAACCGACGAAGGAAACTATCTCATCCTCGAAGCTGAAGGAAGGGGACACTATGTCGGCGTAAACTTCTCAATTGACCACCAAGCCAAGGGATGGTGGGGCGAAGGCGACGACATGATCTTTATTGACAGAGACGGTGAGCGCCTTTGGCCTCCTGATATGCACGGCACGGGAAGCGAAGACTACCTCGCTCACGCCTGGGGTATGCAGAACAACGCTCACCTCTACAATGGCCAAGCTTGGGCTGAGCTTGACCAAGGTTGGAATGAGTGGGGCAAAGTGTGCGTCTACCGCTACCACATCCTCGACCCCATTACGTTCACAAAAAATATTCGGGTCTCCATCGAACATGGGCATGCTAACGACCGAAGTGACGACTACAGTTCGGTTGCATATTGGTACCAAACCGAACCACATAAGGACTTTGCGCCAATGCTGCCTGTGGAATTGCGGCTGCCAAATCCGTAG